TGGAATGAAGCCTGTTCAAAAACCATTAAATGACGCAACATTTATGTCTACTATAAGATGGAAACTGGTCAATGCGCTGATGTGTGACTACACTTACGGTTATATTACAAAATCCAAAAGAGTAAGTCATGCTTTGGAAAAGACACATTATAACGATTCATTTTGCATAGCAGGTGGAATTAATTAACAGAGAATAGAACCTATCTATTTTGAGCAAATTAGGAGAAACAATCGTTCACTCGAAAAGTTCTATGATGCAAAATATGTTGATATAAGAGATAAGTCTATTAAAACAGGACAAGAGCTTTTCTGTGGTAGAAGGACACGAAACAAAAACTTAAATGAAGAAAATCTTCATAAGTATCGTGGAGCTAAAAAATCAAAAGGCAGAAGAAATATTCGTAAGCAAAGATACGCTTATCAGCCTAAAGATATCGTTATCTTTGAGGGCAAAAAATATTCAGTTCAAGGTGTACAGAACAAAGGTAAATATATTAAGCTAATGGAAATGTCTAAGCCAGTCAAAACAGATTTAGTTAAGCCCTATATGTTTAGGAAAGGATTTAGTATGTTTTATAACTGCAATTCATCCCCCACTTACAGAAGTGGGAGTCTTCTTGCAGGAAAATGAATAAAAAGCTTTTGAATTTATAGTGGGTCTAAGGCGGAGTCCTTTCCCTTCTTCTTCGCTACACGTAGCGAAAAATTAAAGAAATTCGGAGTTAGTAAGAAAGAGTTATGAAGTTATTTTTATAAAAGTTAACTTAAAATATCAATAAAATGTAAGTTTCATAATCTCTAAAGTGGGTAAGTTTGAGCGTTGTGGAGGATATAATAAAAACAAAATTTACATTATATATTTGTATTTGGTAATTAAATCTTTGAAATTTTTGTCCGTTAGCGCCTCTTTTGCAAGTTTATCTGCTAAATCGTTATAATAGTCACCCGAATGTGATTTAACCCATTTGAATTCTATTATGAATAACTTACTATATATTTCATAACAGTTTTTATATGCTTTTGTTAGATTTTTGTTGGTTTTCCAGTCTCCTTTTGCCCACTTTTTTAATCCTATATAATCATGATTTATTATAAGTTTTTCATATTTATTAGTTTCTGCATATTCCATTGCATAAATAGCTGCACTTATTTCTCCTGCAATGTTTCTGCTCTTTGCATATTCAGGATTGTTTCCGGCAAAACTATAGGTTTTTTTACTATCTCTTTCTAAAAGTACTACCCCACTTCCATAAATTTTTGTAGTAGAATCATAACTTCCATCTACGTAAGCAATTAATGAACCTATTTCTGAATGATTTAGAGAATTACTCCCTTCTAAAAAAGCTTTAGCTTCTTCTTTTGTTTTAAAACTTTTAAATTCTGAGTTTGGAAAGCCGTAAACTTGATTTTTACATTCTTCCCATGTTTCAAAAATACCTGTTTTTCTTCCTTTTCTAACTGCATAGAACTTTTTTTGCATT
This DNA window, taken from Petrotoga sp. 9PWA.NaAc.5.4, encodes the following:
- a CDS encoding viroplasmin family protein; this translates as MQKKFYAVRKGRKTGIFETWEECKNQVYGFPNSEFKSFKTKEEAKAFLEGSNSLNHSEIGSLIAYVDGSYDSTTKIYGSGVVLLERDSKKTYSFAGNNPEYAKSRNIAGEISAAIYAMEYAETNKYEKLIINHDYIGLKKWAKGDWKTNKNLTKAYKNCYEIYSKLFIIEFKWVKSHSGDYYNDLADKLAKEALTDKNFKDLITKYKYIM